In Agromyces sp. G08B096, a genomic segment contains:
- a CDS encoding DUF4191 domain-containing protein, which yields MARTKDSSSAQKEPGRLKQMWQVFQMTRRYDSTAPWLMLLGFLAPIALGLALALWLSGGNGFTIALWVVAGVLAGLLIAMVILGRRAERAAYSQIDGQPGAVGAVLRSGLRGGWMGNEMPVAVNGKTQDAVYRAAGRGGVVLIGEGDPHRVQRMLKDEERKVARVLPNVPIRLITVGHDDDSVELHRLASTLRKSKRVLTKPEVLAVSNRLNSLQNSLPIPKGIDPMKVRAQRGKMR from the coding sequence ATGGCACGCACCAAGGACAGCTCGTCCGCCCAGAAGGAGCCCGGCCGCCTCAAGCAGATGTGGCAGGTCTTCCAGATGACCCGCCGCTACGACTCGACGGCGCCGTGGCTCATGCTCCTGGGATTCCTCGCGCCGATCGCCCTCGGCCTCGCGCTCGCGCTCTGGCTGAGCGGTGGCAACGGCTTCACCATCGCCCTGTGGGTCGTCGCCGGCGTGCTCGCGGGTCTCCTGATCGCGATGGTCATCCTCGGGCGGCGTGCCGAGCGCGCCGCGTACTCCCAGATCGACGGCCAGCCTGGCGCCGTCGGCGCGGTGCTCCGCAGCGGCCTTCGCGGCGGATGGATGGGCAACGAGATGCCCGTCGCCGTCAACGGCAAGACGCAGGATGCCGTCTACCGCGCAGCCGGGCGCGGCGGAGTCGTCCTCATCGGCGAGGGCGACCCGCACCGGGTGCAGCGCATGCTGAAGGACGAGGAGCGGAAGGTCGCCCGCGTACTGCCGAACGTGCCGATCCGCCTCATCACGGTCGGGCACGACGACGACTCGGTCGAACTGCACCGCCTTGCGTCGACGCTCCGGAAGTCGAAGCGCGTCCTCACGAAGCCCGAGGTGCTCGCGGTGTCGAACCGGCTGAACTCGCTGCAGAACTCCCTGCCCATCCCGAAGGGCATCGACCCGATGAAGGTCCGCGCGCAGCGCGGGAAGATGCGCTGA
- a CDS encoding RDD family protein, translated as MPDATPSTFGDLEPSRWPGERLGLPASGRGSVARVGRRLGALAIDYGLAIVIALLFAPYQSAVHTWITLGLFALMQIVFIPTIGGSVGHRLLGMHVVPIAGGWVGLWRPVVRTLLLVIVVPALVWDSDQRGFHDKVAGTVLIRA; from the coding sequence ATGCCCGACGCGACCCCCAGCACCTTCGGCGATCTCGAGCCCAGCCGGTGGCCGGGCGAGCGACTCGGGCTCCCGGCCTCCGGGCGCGGATCCGTCGCCCGCGTCGGGCGGCGCCTCGGGGCCCTCGCGATCGACTACGGGCTCGCGATCGTCATCGCGCTGTTGTTCGCGCCCTATCAGTCCGCCGTGCACACCTGGATCACGCTCGGGCTCTTCGCCCTGATGCAGATCGTCTTCATCCCGACGATCGGGGGAAGCGTCGGCCACCGGCTGCTCGGCATGCACGTCGTGCCGATCGCCGGCGGATGGGTGGGGCTCTGGCGTCCCGTCGTCCGGACGCTGCTGCTCGTCATCGTGGTCCCGGCGCTCGTGTGGGACTCCGATCAGCGCGGCTTCCACGACAAGGTCGCCGGCACCGTGCTCATCCGAGCCTGA